CCTTGGCTGGAGCATGGGGTAGATCGGGCCGTGCCGTGGTCTCCTTGGCAGGGACTTTTGGAGACGGGGCCAGATGCCTTGGAGGAGTGGGGTCCGGTAGGGGATGTCCTGGTTGGCACAGGGTCTGGTGGTTCCAGGTGAGGGACGACCATGCtgtagggtgggggtgggggttgaggGCTGGTGGCGCCATCCTCATGCATCACCAGAACACCTCCCGTGCAGGGCAACGTGGTCCTGTGGAAGCCCAGTGACACCGCCATGCTGGCCAGCTATGCCGTCTACCGCGTCCTCCGGGAGGCCGGCCTGCCCCCCAACATCATCCAGTTTGTGCCAGCGGATGGGCCTCTATTTGGGGACACTGTCACCAGCTCAGAGCACCTCTGTGGCATCAACTTCACAGGCAGTGTGCCGTAAGTCCCTGGGGATGCTGTAGGCTGGGGTGGCTAGGGGACGTTCACAGGCAACCCCAGTCACCTGCTGTCTGTGAACCCAGGGTCATACACTGACCCTACTCCTTTACTTGCTGTGTGGCTGTGAGTGagccacttcacctctctgagcttccatttcttcatctgtacacGGAGTGATTATCCTTAATTTGCAGAGTCATTGCAAGGATTAAACGTGTTAATGAACAGGAAAGAGCTTCGCAGGCTGGAAGTGCACCCTACGGCTGTGGGTGATATTGATTTCAGTGCTACCTCTGCTACTGGGGAGGACACAGGGGAGCATAGAATGAATTGGAGGAGTcaggaaggcttcttgaggaggtgGCATCTAAGCAGAGGAGTTGGCCGGGCAGAGGggaagaggcaggagaagaaTATATATGTTGGGAGAGGGAACAGCACATACGATGTCGTCAAGGCAAAAACATGTGTTCTGGGGCATGGCCGGATCCTGTGTGGCTGGAGTGTGGAGTTTGGGGGCGACAGGGCAAGAGAGTGAGGGCGGGGCATGGTTCGAGTTCAGGTAGGGGAGGCAGGCTGCTACCTGATCTCGACCGTGCATGCACTCACTGGCTGAGCAGGTAATTTGGAGCTCACACTAAGGCCCAGTGGTGAACACACACCAGGGACAAGGTCCCAGCTCTCAGGCTGGAGGTGGCAGTGGGGGGTGGTTAGTCTGGTGACCATAAGATACTTAGGAGTCTGCAAAGGTGTCTGGCCTTTATCCTGAAGGTGATGGGAGCCATGGAAGTATCAAGCAGGGAGAGTGGCTGAGTCAGAGTTCTGTGTCAGCAGAGATTGCAAGTCATGGCCCCCAAATTGTTTCTGGCAAGAGGCTCTACTTTTTTTGACTCCTAACAGTGATGGCCCAAGTTTGTATAATTGGGACAATTTCACAGATAAATCCAAATCTTGGCCTGTCTTGGTGCCCTGGATCTGGATGCTCTGATCCTGCATTTCCTGGTGGTACCACTGGCTGGAGTGGGTGCGCTGTGGCTCTCTGCATACCTGATCCACCCTGTTTCCTTTCCCTGCTGACTCCTATGGGTCCCTGTGTTTGCACCCTCATCCTCAATGATTTCTCTGTGGCCTGACGCAGGAGACTAGCCAGGAGCTGTCGACCtccagggaggggtggggggggCTTGAAGCAGGGGAGAGACGGGGGATGTGGAGAAGGGGGCAGGTTGAGGTGAGTAGGATGCAGGGAAGCACAGGGCCCATTGCCTGTCCTGGAGTTGGGGttggggtgggtgtgggtgtggggatGAGGGGGGTAATCAGCGAGAATGTTCAAGATGGGCACCTGGGAGGGTGAGCGGGCTCAGGGGAAGATGAATCTCGTGTTGGTCACTTCAGGTGTTATCTGAGTGGACATGCCTGGAGGCAGCCAGAGACCTGGGTCTGCAGCTTGGGGTCCTTCTTACCTCCTCTTCCAGGCCCCAAGCTCTGCCACCCCCTTCCCTGCAGCTTtgccgggggtgggggtgggtggtggcaGCGTTAGAACTGCTGAGAAGGGCCGTTTTCCAAAAGGCCTGCTCCGGCAGCCACGGGCCCCTGGGCTCCCCGCCTATCAGCGGGTGGAGCGGGCCTGGCCCCCATTCTCCACGCTCTGATGAGCAGCGGGCTTAAAGGTGGGAAGGCCATAAATTAGTATTAGCTACTGTGTCGCTGGCTCCCGGGTGATtagcatttttattgttttgtggtGCTGAGGTTGGTCACACTTGGAGCCTGGGGAGGAGGCGAGGCCCTCCAGGGTGGCAGCTTCGGGTGGGGCCTGAGCTCCCTCTCCCAGGACTCTGCTTGGTTTGGCCTTTCAGGCCTGGGCGCTGGGCTTGGCGGGGATCCTTCGCAGACCACAGCGGGATCTGTCCCCTTCGAGATACCTGCAGTGTGCCCAGCATGTCTTAAGCACTTGCCTCACACTTGAACTCATCACAAAACAACCCTGCCAGGTCAGGATTGTTCTCCCTGCTTCCCAGATGAGGTGCAGAAttcgaggctcagagaggttaagtaatgaACCCAGGATCACACAGTGCTGAGTGTCCTCCTGGCTACAGAGCGTGGACCTCCTCTGCACCATCTTGCTGCCTAGCCCCCTGTTGCCCCCTCCCTGTAGTCTTGGAATGCAGCCTGTTCCCAGCTGCCATCCCCGACTTGGCTCCCACCTCCTGCTGGGCTGCTCCCCACAGTGTTCCTCCCTGGGCTTTTCTGCCCCCTTCCTCTGGCCTGGCTCCCTGATCTCCACCCTTTCTCCTGTGGTTCCAGCACCTTCAAACACCTGTGGAAGCAGGTAGCCCAGAACCTGGACCGGTTCCGTACCTTCCCACGCCTGGCTGGAGGTAAGGCCTgcctcacctcctcctcccctgtGGCCCCAAGGACCCCTCCCCTGGCCATTATGAAAGAGGAGGGAGGTAGAGGGGATCCAGCCACGAGTCAGGTGGATGAACCATTTCAGGCACCAGCACTGCCCAATGGAACTTTTTGTGATGAGGGATGCGTCCAGGACCTTCACTCTCCAATACGCAGCCACCAGCCACACGAGGCCATGGAGTCCTTGAAGGGTGGCctgtgtgactgaggaactgcgtatctagttttctttcattttaattaagtTAAATCTTAGTAGCCACTCATGGCTGGTGGCTGCTGTGTCGGGCAGTGCAGCTCTAAGCTGAGGCAAGTGCAAATGCAGATACCAGAAGTGGGAATGAACTTGTATttgaagaaacaaagcaaagccCGTgagtagggagggaggaaggctggTAGGAGAATACGGGCTGAGAGGTAGTCATGGCTGGACCTTGTTGGCATATTAAAATTTTCCCACAAAGAAACCGTTTCATGGTCAAAGGAATTTGGCATGTGTGGTTTTAAAGCAAAATGGACTCCTCCCATGCAGAACTTCTCAGAGCCTTGATTGCTCTAATATGCATGGCACATCTTCAAGGGCAAGGTCTGCCATGCAGTATTTCCCACACTCACTGGGCCATGGAACCCCATTTCTGCAAAGACCCCATGGACCAAGTGTTTTGTGGAGCACATTTTGGGAATGTGCTGAGACATAGAGGGAGGAAGAGCTGCAGCTAGCACGTGAccagcagagctgggactggTGGTTCAGCATGTTTCTCTGTGGGGTGAAGTAGGGCCCACCGGGGAGTCTGGACCCTGTTCCTGGACTGGTGGGAGCTCAGATGGGGGTGTCAGGGAAGGTGAACGCTCCTCAGGGTCAGCTGTGTGGCTTTCTGCTCTCAGAgcccccttccctgcctccctgagGGAGAGAGGCGGCTGGTTACACTCTCCAACTTGGAGCAGGTgactttgtctctctgtgcctcagttttcttggcTTGAAATTGGGGATAGTAATGGGAGGTTGTTGCGAGGCTTCGGTCGGATAAAGTGTAGAGTACTTCGTCCAGAGTTGGGCAGCTGTTAAGTGCTTCCAGCTGCTATTAGCTGCTGCTTCCCACgtggggaggaaactgaggccaggagggTGAAGTGACCTGCCTGAAGCTCCCTCCCACTGGGGAAACGGGGGAGTGGTTTCCAGCATGGGtgaggaggaggggcccagcccTGGCAGCCGACATGGGGTGGGCTCCCCTGTCCCTCGTGGACAAGGGCTCAGGAGAACCTCACAAAAAGCTGTGCCCACTTCTGGGAATGGACTGGCTTTCGGGGGCCTTGGGTTCTCATCTGTCGTCTGCTGTTGTGTTGGGTAGTTTCAGTCTTCCCATTGGTGTAATGGGGCTGTTGGACCTGATCACCTCTGATGCCCTTcacccctccctgggcctcagtttcctcgtctgtggAGTGGGAGAATAGGCCTGGCCCTCTGGGATGTTGGCCAGCGCTCGCTCTGAGCCTGCTCCTGCTCTGGTCTGCTCTGTGCTCGTGTTGGTCCCGGGCCATGGATGGCATAGGTGGTGCTTTGGGTCCCTAGGCAGCTGGGGGAGCCGGCTCCCCTGGTCATTTCCCCATCTCCGGCTCCTGTAGAGTGCGGCGGAAAGAACTTCCACTTTGTGCACTGCTCGGCCGACGTGGACAGTGTGGTGAGCGGGACCCTGCGCTCAGCCTTCGAGTACGGCGGTCAGAAGTGTTCCGCTTGCTCGCGTCTCTACGTGCCACACTCGCTGTGGCCGCAGATCAAAGGGCGGCTGCTGGAGGAGCACGGTCGGATCAAAGTGGGCGACGTGAGTGGCACCGTCACCCCCGCCGCGGCCCAGCGGGGGGCTGATGGGATTGGGTCCCTGGGAGGCTCCTCTGCAGCCAGGGCtggggtgtgtggggaggggctCCCTTTGTCTCGGCCTGCAGCGGCTCATCTCTTCTGGCGTCTCCCATGCCTCCAGCCTGCAGAGGATTTTGGGACCTTCTTCTCTGCAGTGATTGATGCCAAGGTACGGGGTGGGAAGTGGGCATTcctggggcggggaggggggcaAGCCCTGGAGTgggtgggagagggaggaagagataTGGGGGACCCTGACCCGGGGCATGACCCAGCCCCACTGCTTTGATCAAGGCAGCTCAGCAGCCGCACATACACCTCCAGTTTCAGAAAGGGTAGAATCAGCCGTAGCCAAGAAGAGCTCATCTCGTGGCCACCCTGGAACCAGGCTCAGCGAGCTCCTAATAGCatttgcatgtgtgcatgtacacatgtGCTCATGAATGTGTTCATATAGGGCTCTGGGTGGCTACACATGTAGGTCTTTTTGCACATCCATTTGCACATAAGTACACACATGCGTATGTCAGTAAGTCCAGCCGCATGCATGTACATGTAGAAGGCATACAGATCCTTATATGCTTCAAGAGACATGTGACCATGCATATGCCTATATATGCATTGATTGATGTGTGTCTGTTTATACGGGAGTGCCCCTGTAGTACTAACACACGTACACATGCGTGTGGACACACATAGTGTGCGTGTCCGTCCTTGTCTCTGCTGTGGCTCAGCCAGACCCTGGCTTTTGCCCTTGGTgtcccccgcccctgcccctATTTCAGGAGTCGGGCCCTTCAGGGGCAGGTTTTTCGGGGTGAGTGTGTTGTGGGGGCTGCCGCAGGGATGCCTTCCCAGCCTCTTTGacctccctccctgcccaccccagTCCTTTGCCCGTATCAAGAAGTGGCTGGAGCACGCGCGCTCCTCGCCCAGCCTCACCATCCTGGCCGGGGGCAAGTGTGATGACTCCGTGGGCTACTTTGTGGAACCCTGCATCGTGGAAAGCAAGGACCCTCAGGAGCCCATCATGAAGGAGGTGACTGGGGCGGGCAGCCTGGGGTCCAGAGGAGGACAGTCCCACCGGAGCACGGCACACACACAGTTCTCCTGGAGACATTctcctgtttcacagatgaggccCTAAAGGGAGACCCTAAAAGGGAATGCCTCCTACCAGGAGAGGGTGGAACCAGGTTTTGAGCTCAGGCTGCCTGACTCCAAATCCAGGGCAGTGTCCTTGGCTCTGGCTGGGTCTGAGCACTTCCACGACCCACAGCAGCCACGGCCACCGCAGTCATAATGGCTGACATTGATAGACTTACTGTGGGGCCAGCCGTGGCTGAGCACTTGGCTGAGATGAGGTGGTTGttactgttcccattttacagatgagaaactgaggtcaAGGCACTTGTCCAAGTTGGCAGTGCAGGGCTGGAGTCTGCCTGTGAAGATCTTCCCCCAGCCCCTTGGTAGCAGAGGGAACCATGAACCCTTCTGGAGGGAATGGTATCTCTGGGCAACTCTCATGCCAGCTGCTGCTGGAAGCCTCTGGGACCTGGACCCTTTGTTCTCCGGGTGTGGGTTTGGCAGGGAGAGCCaggaaatgtttgcattttttgccGGCTTGCAGTGAGATGGACAGGGCAGGGAGCTGGGCACGTTGCTGTCCTGGAGggaacccaggaggaggtggCATCTGAACCTTCTTGCAGACACCGAAGTgtagactgaggcccagagactgGGGAGAGGGGATTCAGAGCAGGGGCACTGGGAGGGCTCAGGGCCCTGGTCCCGTGGAGGGCCTGACACTGGGGCATCTCTCCTAGGAGATCTTCGGGCCTGTACTGACTGTGTACGTCTACCCGGATGACAAGTACAAGGAGACACTGCAGCTGGTTGACAGCACCACCAGTTATGGCCTCACGGGGGCAGTGTTCTCCCAGGATAAGTGAGTGGCCAGGCCGCAGCCCTGGTGCTGTGCTCTGGGTGTCCTGTCCCTGTCGGCCCTTGtcccatccccacctcctggaCGTGGCTCCCAGTAATAATGCCGCCACTACCttctctctgtcccctcccctcagCCCAGGCAGGCAGCCAGGGCTCCCCACATGGGCCCACAGCAGCAGGCTCTTTGTTGCCAGTACTGGTGGTGCCAGTGCCAGGGTGCCACTGGGGACCAGTGAATCTGAACCTCTAGGGGCAGGGCCAGGAATTGGTGCCTTTGACCGGCTCTGCAGGATCTGGTGGGGCCACACTGAGCGAGGCGATTGTCCCATGCTGCAGAGCAGGGCAGGCCAGGGGCTGCAGAGGCAGGATTCGAACCTGGGTCCCATAAGGCTAAACTTGAGGCTTCGCCTCTTCTTTCCTCCACATCACTGGTTGCCCCCGTGTCTGCCTCTGTGAGCGAGTGGAGGTGAActtggagagggaggaagggtgggGGCCTGGGAGCTAGAGGGCCCCCTGCTCCTGAGGGACAGGAACATTGGACCAGGACAGGCCACTCCCTTGAACTTGGCAGTAGCCCTGCGATGAGGTGTGCCAAGCCCCTCCCCAGAGGAGGAAGCTGGGCTCAGAGACTGGGTAACCTGACTGAAGGCCCACAGCCAACAGCTGGCCACCATCCCTCATCCCCGACTCGGCCTCGTGCTGAACCTGGAAAGCCAGTGTGGGCTGGAACAGGGGTGTTgaggctggagctggggctggagggCAGATGAGCTGGTTGCTCTGTCACCACTGCCCTGCTTTGTAGGGACGTCGTGCAGGAGGCCACAAAGGTGCTAAGGAATGCTGCCGGCAACTTCTACATCAACGACAAGTCCACCGGCTCGGTGGTGGGCCAGCAGCCCTTCGGGGGGGCCCGAGCCTCTGGTGAGTGGGTCCCCCTTCCCACAGGGGAGCTGAGTTCCTGGTGGGAGACCCTCAGTGCTGCGTCTCGAGGGGCTTCAGAGTAACAGGAAGGATACCATTTACTGAGCGCTGATTGTGGGCCAAGCAAGTGCGCTAGCTCAGGGTCCTTTCAGCGCACTTGTGAGCAAAGGGactattcttcccattttacagaggaggaaactgaggctcgagGCCACATGGCCCTGGTGGGGTTGTAACTTTGGTTCCAGCAACCGTGTTTCCTGCACCGTAGCCAGTGTCCCTTAAGTCCAACCAGCTCTACTTCAcagtgggaaactgaggctcagaaggagC
This DNA window, taken from Macaca mulatta isolate MMU2019108-1 chromosome 1, T2T-MMU8v2.0, whole genome shotgun sequence, encodes the following:
- the ALDH4A1 gene encoding delta-1-pyrroline-5-carboxylate dehydrogenase, mitochondrial, with translation MLLPASALRRALLSRPWTGTGLQWKHTSSLKVANEPVLAFTQGSPEREALQKALKDLKGRTEAIPCVVGDEEVWTSDVQYQVSPFNHGHKVAKFCYADKSLLNKAIEAALAARKEWDLKPIADRAQIFLKAADMLSGPHRAEILAKTMVGQGKTVIQAEIDAAAELIDFFRFNAKYAVELEGQQPISVPPSTNSTVYRGLEGFVAAISPFNFTAIGGNLAGAPALMGNVVLWKPSDTAMLASYAVYRVLREAGLPPNIIQFVPADGPLFGDTVTSSEHLCGINFTGSVPTFKHLWKQVAQNLDRFRTFPRLAGECGGKNFHFVHCSADVDSVVSGTLRSAFEYGGQKCSACSRLYVPHSLWPQIKGRLLEEHGRIKVGDPAEDFGTFFSAVIDAKSFARIKKWLEHARSSPSLTILAGGKCDDSVGYFVEPCIVESKDPQEPIMKEEIFGPVLTVYVYPDDKYKETLQLVDSTTSYGLTGAVFSQDKDVVQEATKVLRNAAGNFYINDKSTGSVVGQQPFGGARASGTNDKPGGPHYILRWTSPQVIKETHKPLGDWSYAYMQ